The window ACAATGCTGGGTTACCTGGCGCTGGATGCGAAGGTCGCGCAACCTGTGCTGGATCATCTGGTGAAACAGGCGGCGGACAAATCGTTTAATTGCATTACGATTGATGGCGACACCTCGACCAATGATTCTTTCATGCTGATCGCTACTGGTGCTGCCGACGTAGAAGTCACAGAGATCGATTCGCCAGAATATAAATTATTGGCGGATGCGGTGATCGCCTTGTCGCAAAAACTGGCGCACATGATTATTCGGGACGGTGAGGGCGCAACTAAGTTTATGACGATCGCGGTAGAAGAAGGTCGTGATGTAGAAGAGTGCCGCAAGATTGCCTATTCGATCGCGCATTCTCCTTTGGTCAAAACGGCATTCTTCGCATCGGACCCCAACCTTGGCCGTATTCTGGCTGCGATTGGTTATGCTGGCGTGCTGGATTTAGATGTTAGCAAACTCAACTTGTATCTGGATGATGTCTGGGTTGCTAAAAACGGCGGGCGCAATCCTGATTATCGTGAGGAAGACGGTAAGCGCGTGATGCAGCAAAGCGAGATCACGATTCGCGTCAAACTGGCGCGCGGTGCGGCAGAGGCTACCGTCTGGACTTGCGATTTGTCGCATGATTATGTATCGATTAATGCTGACTATCGTTCTTAAATCTCGCTTTTAAATCTGGTCTTTGATCCTGGTTATTAAGCTTGGTTTTAAGGCAGGCGATTAGCTGCACCAAAATTCTCAATAAATTTGTCCCTAAAACTCGCCGGACTGTATGACTCAATTAGATCAATTTTTAATCCGTGCCGAGCAGGTATTAAACCGTTTAGAAACACTATTACCACCTGTAATGCCTGTGCCAGATTTTTCCTTGGCGACGGCATTTCGCTGGCGCAAGCGCGGCGGCAGCGGCAGTAGCGCAGCCTATTTGCAAGCGGTGCGTCATGCGTCTCATATTGCCTTAAGCGATCTGCATAACATCGCTAATCAGAAGCATCAGATAGAGCAAAATACTTTGCAATTCGTGAATGGCAAACCTGCCAATAATGTGTTGCTAACAGGCGCGCGTGGCACGGGTAAGTCGTCTTTAATCAAAGCTTGCCTGAACCAATTTGCCGATCAGGGTTTGCGTTTGATTGAGGTGGATAAATCGGATCTGGCCGATTTGCCGGATATTGTCGATCTGGTGGCGGAACGTCAAGAGCGCTTTATCATTTTTTGCGATGATCTGTCATTTGAAGACGGCGAAGCAGGTTACAAGGCGTTGAAGGTTGCACTCGATGGCAGCATCGCGACGCAGTCTGATAATGTGCTGATCTATGCGACCTCAAATCGGCGCCATTTGTTGCCGGAGAAGATGTCGGATAACGCTAGTTATACCCATGGTGATGATGGTGATCTGCATCCCGGTGAGACGGTGGAAGAGAAAATCTCTTTGTCCGAGCGCTTTGGCCTGTGGGTGTCGTTTTATCCGTTTAAGCAAGATGATTACCTCAACATCGTGGCGCATTGGTTGGGCAGCATGGGTTGTAACGCCGAGCAAATTACCGCAGCACGCGGTGATGCTTTGCGCTGGGCTTTGCAACGGGGATCGCGCTCGGGCCGTGTCGCCTGGCAATTTGCCCGTGATTACGCAGGCAAGTTAGCCTAATTCTTTTGGTATGTATTTATATACCGGGGTAGAGTACAAGTGTTTTATTGCCTATCGTCCAAATAATACTTGGACAATTAAAAATACTCCCCTTATTTCTTTAATTTGATTAGGACTTATGCAAAACCGCCCCAGCTGCGTTGCAGCGACTAGCCGTACTAAAGTATCGTCGTCGCTACGCCTTGCTGGGACAATTTTGCGTAAGTCCTGCTGATATTGGCTCATTTATGACAAAACCCCCGATTGATGTTGCTGTTGGTATTTTGATGAAACCCAACGGTGACGTCTTGCTCGGACAGCGTCCGGCTGGCAAGCCGTATGAAGGTTACTGGGAGTTCCCAGGCGGTAAAGTTGAGGCGGGCGAAGATATTCTGGCTGCGCTGAAGCGCGAGTTTGTCGAGGAATTGGGTGTGCATATCCAGACGGCTGAGCCTTGGTGCGGAGTAGAGCATATTTATCCGCATGCTCATGTCCGGCTACATTTTTATATTAGCCGCGACTGGCAAGGCGAGCCACAAAGTCTGGAAGATCAGGCATTTGCCTGGCAGGGGAGTGTGGCTGTGTCCCCATTATTGCCAGCAACGATCCCGCTGCTAGAATGGTTAGATGTTTTGCGGGCAGAGTTGGTAGTCCGCCAAGCCTGATCAAGCTTAATTTGTAGAGCTGATACAAAACCGTCACCATTACATAAGCCTTAATCGGTCATATTTATCCGAATCTGAATCTGAATATGAGCACGTTTCTGTTGTGGTGAACTATGGATTTATACCGTTTTCCTGTGTGTATTTCACTACAGTGAGTAATTCCACGTATTGTTTCTTATTGCCAATACTGAAATCATCCAAATTCAAATCGATTTTTTGAAGGTTTTCTCGTCTTTTCTATTGTGTCGTATTAGAATTGATACACTGTATTTAAATCAATACGGCAGATGGATTGCAATATGCACTAGAAGAAAATCTCTAAATTTGTTCTAATCCCTATTAGATGTATTGAAAATGATACACGTCGGATTGGTTGACTCAGATTAAAATTTTCTAAGTCCATGAATTGATTCAATAAAATATTGTGGCACGGCGATTGCTAAGAAGAATCCCATGTGATGATCACAACGGAGATGCGCAGATGCAGCTAATAGCAGAACAGTCAGCGGAATATTCAGTAAAACATTCTGGAGCAGCTGGACGTGCCGGCGCCGTGCTGACAATTAATCTGCAAGCTCTGCGCTATAACTATCGCTTTCTTCAAAACAAACTAGGGCGGGCTCGATGCGGCGCAGCCGTTAAAGCAGATGCCTATGGTCTGGGCGCTGTAAGAGTCGCCTTAGCTTTGCAAGAAGAAGGCTGCCGAGATTTTTTTGTGGCACATCTTGATGAGGCAATTGCACTCCGTCCCCACTTGTTAAAAGACAGCATGTTGTATGTCATGCACGGGCCGCCAGTGGGATATGAGGCTGAATTTTTAGAACACGCCTGTACACCCGTTTTAAATAGTTTGGAGCAAATCGCCGCATGGCGTCGCCTTGCTCAGGCCAAACAAACCTCCTTGCTTGCATTTATTCAAGTCGATACAGGTATGTCGCGCATGGGCTTATCGACTAAAGAGGTCAATGCCTGGATTGCTGATCCCTCCTTAACCCAAGGCATTGCTATTAGTCACCTGATGAGTCACCTGGCTTGCGCCGAAGATCAGCAGCATCCAATGAATCAGCAGCAATTACAGACCTTTAAAACCCTGCGCGCTCAATTGCCCGCTTGCGCCGCTAGCTTGGCAAACTCTTCCGGTATTTTTTTAGGCTCTGACTTTCACTTCAATCTTGCTCGTCCCGGTGCTGCTTTATATGGCGTAGCACCCGTTGCCGGGCAAGCAAATCCTTTGAAGGCAGTCGCTTTATTGCAAGGCAAAATCATCCAGATTCGCGATATTCCTGCAGGTACTGGCGTTGGCTACAGTCTGACGTATCGCAGTCAGCAGCCGCGCAAGATTGCGACCGTGGCCGTTGGTTATGCCGATGGCTGGATGCGTAGCCTGAGCAACCGTGGCGTGGCATATATCGCTGGCCAGCCTGCGCCTATGGTCGGCAATGTGTCAATGGATACGATTACGCTGGATGTCAGCGATATTGCCCCGGAGAGTTTATATCCTGGTGCAGCGGTAGACCTGCTATCTGCTACTAACACAGTCGATATGGTTGCCAAACTGGCTGGCACGATCGGCTATGAAATCCTGACCAGTCTGGGGCAGCGTTATTATCGTGAATATACCGATGCCGTTTCTTCTGGATCTTCCAGCTCAAGTTTGTCTATCGATTCCGAATTACAGCATCAAAAATCTCAGCATAAAGTAACAAGTCATTCCGGCACTGTCAATACAGACGCCATTAAGGGAGAAGCACAATGAAAGTAGTCATACTCGGCGCAGGTGTGATTGGTACGGCATCGGCTTATTATCTGGCGAAGGCGGGGCATGAGGTTACGGTCATAGAGCGTCAGCCTGCTGCAGCTCTGGAAACCAGTTATGCCAATGCAGGTGAGGTTTCTCCTGGTTATTCGGCACCGTGGGCTGGTCCTGGTGTGCCAATGAAAGCTATTAAATGGCTAATGATGAAACACAGTCCGCTGGCGATACGTCCTAGTTTAGATCCTCATATGTGGCGCTGGGTAACCCAGATGCTGTTTAATTGCACAACCAAGCGCTACGAAATCAACAAAGGTCGTATGTTGCGGATGGCAGAATATAGCCGTGACACTTTGCAAGAATTACGTGCCGAGACAGGTATCCATTACGACGAGCGCACCCAAGGCACTTTGCAATTGTTCCGGAATCAGGCTCAGGTGGAGGCAGCGCAAGCAGATATCGCTATTTTAAAAAGTTATGGCGTGCCGTATGAGTTACTGGATAAAGCAGCGTGTCTGGCAGTGGAGCCAGCTTTAAAGCATGTGCAAGAGAAGTTTATCGGTGCTTTGCGTTTGCCCGGCGATGAGACTGGCGATTGCTTTAAATTTACTCAAAATCTAGCCAAATTGGCTGAGGATTTGGGAGCCCAGTTTAAGTACGGCGTAAGCATAGAAAAATTGCTGCATGAGGGCGATAAAATCACTGGTGTGAAAACCTCAGCAGGTACTTTTCAGGGTGATTCTTATGTACTTGCTCTTGGCAGTTATTCGCCAATATTACTACGTGAGCTGGGTATTAAAATCCCTGTTTATCCGATCAAAGGTTATTCAATCACTGTCCCTATCACCGATGTGTCAGGCGCACCGGAATCCACCGTGATGGATGAAACCTATAAGGTCGCGATTACGAGACTGGGAGATCGTATCCGCGTTGGCGGCACGGCTGAAATTACTGGTTATGACTTGCGACTGCGTGAAGATCGCCGTGCAACGCTGGTGCACTCTGTTACCGATTTATTCCCGCATGGCGGCGATGTAGAAAAGGCCGAATTCTGGACTGGTCTGCGTCCGATGACGCCAGATGGCACGCCAATTGTTGGTCCCACACCTTATCGTAATTTGTATCTTAATACTGGTCATGGCACCTTAGGTTGGACGATGTCTTGTGGCTCTGGCCGCTTCATCGCTGATGTCGTATCCAACAAACGCCCGGCAATTTCTACCGAAGGCTTGTACATGGATCGTTATGGCAGCGTCAATCGTCCCATCATTGTCTCTAAGGAGTTGCAAGCATGAATTTAATTGAACGCGAACATTTGGTCTCTACTACAGAGATATTTGCTGACCCGACTTTAAATATGCGTTTTTATATCGCAATTGAATTATTAGCGCAGATTGTGATGGTAATGCCCCGCACAGCGACGGTCGCTTCATTAGCGCAGGCTACCGGTAAAACACCAAGGTTGGTACGTTCGATATTGTCCACTCTGAGCAAAGATGGCCTGGTCGCACGCGATGTAAAAGAGAAGGACGCCTGGCATTGCCGCTCTTGTAACGGGATTATTACGCTGGCCGATATTTATCGTTGCTTTTGTCTGGCAGAGGAAAAAGCAGTCGCTAAAGCAGAAGAAAAAGCACGTATAGAATCCGATGCAAAAGCAGAGCAAGCAGCGATTGATGCTGAGGCTAATGGAGATTCTGAGCAAATAGCGGATCGTGCTTCAGAGCGTGATAAGCAAACCAGACCCCGTAGCTCAAACCAACAAAGTGTTGATCTGCTGATGATGCAAGTCAAAATGACGGTTAATCGTGCGGTGTTCCAGCAACTAGAGCAATTTGATCTTGGGCGCTTGCGCGGTTTGGCATCGACTACCAGCTTCCGCAGTCATAACGCACGGCCGCGTGGTTACATTCCGGAACCGCATTAAACATGATTTGATCGGCTCCAATGCGCATTAATATTCAGTTTAAAGACAGAGTTGGTATTGCGCATGAAATACTGGCAGTGTTTGCTCTGCGTGGTTTGAATGTAGTTGGCGTAGAGGTTGATCCGCCGAATATTTATATCGATAGTCCAGAGTTGCTAGAGTTCATGCTGCCATCTCTGCAGCAAGACTGTGACCAAGTGCGTGGTGTCGGTAAGATTAACGTTCTGGATATTTTGCCTGGTAAGCGCCGTCGTCTCAACTTAGATACTGTGATGGCGGTGATGGAAGATCCCGTACTTGCTATTGACGCTAATGGCAAAGTTGTCATTGCTAATGCCGCCGCCGCTGCCGTGTCT of the Undibacterium sp. 5I1 genome contains:
- the alr gene encoding alanine racemase, which codes for MQLIAEQSAEYSVKHSGAAGRAGAVLTINLQALRYNYRFLQNKLGRARCGAAVKADAYGLGAVRVALALQEEGCRDFFVAHLDEAIALRPHLLKDSMLYVMHGPPVGYEAEFLEHACTPVLNSLEQIAAWRRLAQAKQTSLLAFIQVDTGMSRMGLSTKEVNAWIADPSLTQGIAISHLMSHLACAEDQQHPMNQQQLQTFKTLRAQLPACAASLANSSGIFLGSDFHFNLARPGAALYGVAPVAGQANPLKAVALLQGKIIQIRDIPAGTGVGYSLTYRSQQPRKIATVAVGYADGWMRSLSNRGVAYIAGQPAPMVGNVSMDTITLDVSDIAPESLYPGAAVDLLSATNTVDMVAKLAGTIGYEILTSLGQRYYREYTDAVSSGSSSSSLSIDSELQHQKSQHKVTSHSGTVNTDAIKGEAQ
- the argJ gene encoding bifunctional glutamate N-acetyltransferase/amino-acid acetyltransferase ArgJ gives rise to the protein MAVNSPIPVAADLKPVAGIQLGYAEAGIKKPNRKDIVVMVLAPSATVSGVFTTNRFCAAPVQVCKAHLEGLHITAGPIRALVVNTGNANAGTGDAGLAAANATCAALAELMQCEASQILPFSTGVILEPLPVDKLIAGLPQALANLKEDNWFLAAEAIMTTDTQPKAASATVVINGQTVTMTGISKGAGMIKPNMATMLGYLALDAKVAQPVLDHLVKQAADKSFNCITIDGDTSTNDSFMLIATGAADVEVTEIDSPEYKLLADAVIALSQKLAHMIIRDGEGATKFMTIAVEEGRDVEECRKIAYSIAHSPLVKTAFFASDPNLGRILAAIGYAGVLDLDVSKLNLYLDDVWVAKNGGRNPDYREEDGKRVMQQSEITIRVKLARGAAEATVWTCDLSHDYVSINADYRS
- a CDS encoding ATP-binding protein — its product is MTQLDQFLIRAEQVLNRLETLLPPVMPVPDFSLATAFRWRKRGGSGSSAAYLQAVRHASHIALSDLHNIANQKHQIEQNTLQFVNGKPANNVLLTGARGTGKSSLIKACLNQFADQGLRLIEVDKSDLADLPDIVDLVAERQERFIIFCDDLSFEDGEAGYKALKVALDGSIATQSDNVLIYATSNRRHLLPEKMSDNASYTHGDDGDLHPGETVEEKISLSERFGLWVSFYPFKQDDYLNIVAHWLGSMGCNAEQITAARGDALRWALQRGSRSGRVAWQFARDYAGKLA
- a CDS encoding D-amino acid dehydrogenase; the protein is MKVVILGAGVIGTASAYYLAKAGHEVTVIERQPAAALETSYANAGEVSPGYSAPWAGPGVPMKAIKWLMMKHSPLAIRPSLDPHMWRWVTQMLFNCTTKRYEINKGRMLRMAEYSRDTLQELRAETGIHYDERTQGTLQLFRNQAQVEAAQADIAILKSYGVPYELLDKAACLAVEPALKHVQEKFIGALRLPGDETGDCFKFTQNLAKLAEDLGAQFKYGVSIEKLLHEGDKITGVKTSAGTFQGDSYVLALGSYSPILLRELGIKIPVYPIKGYSITVPITDVSGAPESTVMDETYKVAITRLGDRIRVGGTAEITGYDLRLREDRRATLVHSVTDLFPHGGDVEKAEFWTGLRPMTPDGTPIVGPTPYRNLYLNTGHGTLGWTMSCGSGRFIADVVSNKRPAISTEGLYMDRYGSVNRPIIVSKELQA
- a CDS encoding NUDIX domain-containing protein, with the protein product MTKPPIDVAVGILMKPNGDVLLGQRPAGKPYEGYWEFPGGKVEAGEDILAALKREFVEELGVHIQTAEPWCGVEHIYPHAHVRLHFYISRDWQGEPQSLEDQAFAWQGSVAVSPLLPATIPLLEWLDVLRAELVVRQA